The uncultured Roseibium sp. genome contains a region encoding:
- a CDS encoding acyl-CoA dehydrogenase family protein, with translation MSAAIHQNIPDSRGISLFDSDPELWRLMQVYLDRETCDLVRPELERMGALAGGRLEELALSADKNPPELRIRARNGADEERILKHPDYQELERYAFGEFGLAAMSHRGGVFGAKDKLPPIVKYALVFLFVQAEFGLCCPLSMTDSLTRTLVKFGDPDLVARYFDQLTSMDMETLFQGSMFMTEQAAGSDVGAIDTIARFEDGDWKLFGDKWFCSNPDAALGMVLARPDGGDAGTRGLSLFLLPRVLPDGRKNDYRILRLKDKMGTKSMASGEIALEGATAYLVGEAGQGFKQMTDMINMSRLANGVRSAGLMRRSVTEALFISRNRTAFGKRLVDLPLMRRQLLKMITTAEQGRSMVFHTADVLRRADGGDADMAKVLRILTPLVKFRTCRDARKVAGDAMEVRGGCGYIEEWSDARVLRDAHLGSIWEGTSNIVALDVARAVRREDALSALETHVKGLLEETAQSLGEQTAIADHFARAAEMMDAVAHDRDREIETRNAASAVYNATSAAFLAWEDARLRQIGNVTTGDRLALAQSVLTHKLAARDPFTPDAGEAGMASRLLDDATDIMVAAQ, from the coding sequence ATGTCCGCAGCCATTCACCAAAACATCCCTGACAGCAGGGGCATCAGTCTGTTCGATTCGGATCCGGAGCTGTGGCGCCTGATGCAGGTCTATCTGGATCGTGAAACATGCGATCTGGTTCGGCCGGAACTGGAACGGATGGGTGCGCTTGCCGGAGGGCGTCTTGAAGAACTTGCCCTTTCGGCTGACAAGAATCCGCCCGAACTGCGGATCCGCGCCCGCAATGGCGCCGACGAGGAACGTATCCTCAAACACCCAGATTATCAGGAGTTGGAGCGCTACGCCTTCGGTGAGTTCGGGCTGGCTGCCATGTCGCACCGGGGCGGTGTCTTCGGGGCAAAGGACAAGCTGCCTCCGATCGTGAAATACGCTCTGGTGTTTCTTTTCGTTCAGGCCGAGTTCGGTCTGTGCTGCCCCTTGAGCATGACGGATTCCCTGACCCGGACGTTGGTCAAATTCGGCGATCCCGACCTTGTTGCGCGGTACTTCGACCAACTCACCAGCATGGATATGGAAACGCTGTTTCAGGGGTCGATGTTCATGACGGAACAGGCCGCCGGGTCGGACGTGGGGGCGATCGACACCATTGCCCGTTTCGAGGACGGGGACTGGAAGCTTTTTGGCGACAAGTGGTTCTGTTCCAACCCTGATGCGGCGCTCGGCATGGTTCTGGCGCGGCCTGACGGCGGGGACGCGGGCACCAGGGGCCTGTCGCTGTTCCTGTTGCCCCGGGTTCTCCCGGACGGGCGGAAGAACGACTACCGGATCCTGCGGCTCAAGGACAAGATGGGGACGAAATCCATGGCGTCCGGCGAGATCGCGCTTGAGGGGGCCACGGCCTATCTGGTCGGGGAAGCCGGCCAGGGCTTCAAGCAGATGACCGACATGATCAACATGTCGAGACTGGCCAACGGCGTTCGGTCCGCCGGGTTGATGCGCCGCTCCGTGACCGAGGCGCTGTTCATCTCGCGCAACCGGACGGCTTTCGGCAAGAGGCTTGTCGACCTGCCGCTCATGCGGCGCCAGCTTCTGAAAATGATCACGACCGCGGAACAGGGCCGGTCCATGGTGTTCCATACCGCCGATGTGCTGCGCCGCGCGGATGGCGGGGATGCGGATATGGCCAAGGTGCTGCGCATCCTGACGCCTCTTGTTAAATTCCGGACTTGCCGCGATGCGCGAAAGGTTGCCGGCGACGCAATGGAAGTGCGCGGCGGCTGTGGCTATATAGAGGAATGGTCCGATGCCCGTGTCCTGAGGGACGCGCATCTCGGTTCCATCTGGGAAGGGACGAGCAACATCGTTGCCCTGGATGTCGCGCGGGCCGTGCGCCGGGAAGATGCGCTGAGCGCGCTTGAGACGCATGTCAAAGGGTTGCTTGAGGAAACGGCGCAGTCCCTGGGCGAGCAGACAGCCATTGCGGACCATTTTGCGCGCGCGGCCGAGATGATGGACGCGGTGGCGCATGACCGGGACCGGGAGATTGAAACCCGTAATGCGGCCAGCGCCGTCTATAACGCGACATCCGCGGCCTTTCTGGCCTGGGAAGACGCGCGGTTGCGGCAAATCGGCAATGTCACGACGGGAGACCGGTTGGCATTGGCGCAGTCGGTTCTGACACACAAGCTGGCTGCCCGGGATCCGTTCACGCCGGACGCGGGTGAAGCCGGCATGGCTTCCCGGCTGCTCGACGACGCCACGGACATCATGGTGGCGGCACAATGA
- a CDS encoding CaiB/BaiF CoA-transferase family protein, protein MTGAAKPASGALRGLKVIDLSRVLGGPLTGQVLGDHGADVIKIEPPSGDETREWGPPFRDGTASYFDGLNRNKRAMALDLRREEGRAVLLRLLEDADIVLENFKTGTMEKWGLGYDEVLSDRFPRLIHCRVSGFGSDGPLGGMPGYDAILQAMCGLMSVNGTDEGGPTRVGLPVVDMVTGLNAVIGILLALYDRNRSGRGQFIDATLFDSAISLLHPHAANYLMSGNTPVRTGNSHPNISPYSTYATGTRSIYLAVGNDHQFRKLCCEIGAPEIADDPRFASNGERVTNRDALRDALEAAMAGMDGSDLADKLIRAGVPAGPVLDVAESLAHPHTVHRGLRVNLGDYSGVGSPIRPSRSAPDYRREPPRFAQHATEVLSEFGFSEEEIDRLTSSGVVPLARPGR, encoded by the coding sequence ATGACAGGTGCGGCAAAGCCAGCCAGCGGTGCCTTGCGCGGCCTCAAGGTGATCGACCTGAGCCGGGTGCTGGGCGGACCGTTGACCGGGCAGGTTCTCGGCGATCACGGCGCCGATGTGATCAAGATCGAACCGCCGTCGGGGGATGAAACCCGCGAGTGGGGCCCCCCGTTCCGCGATGGCACGGCCTCGTATTTTGACGGCCTCAATCGGAACAAGCGCGCGATGGCGCTCGATCTGCGCCGGGAAGAAGGTCGGGCGGTCTTGCTCCGGCTCCTTGAAGACGCGGACATCGTGCTTGAGAACTTCAAGACCGGCACGATGGAAAAATGGGGGCTCGGTTACGACGAGGTCTTGTCCGACCGGTTTCCCCGCCTGATTCATTGCCGCGTCAGCGGTTTCGGCTCGGATGGCCCCTTGGGGGGAATGCCCGGGTACGATGCCATTCTGCAGGCCATGTGCGGGCTGATGAGTGTGAACGGCACCGATGAGGGTGGGCCCACGCGCGTCGGCTTGCCGGTCGTGGATATGGTCACGGGGCTCAATGCGGTCATCGGTATCCTGCTTGCGTTATACGATCGAAACCGGAGCGGGCGGGGACAGTTCATCGACGCGACGCTTTTCGACAGCGCCATTTCGCTGCTGCACCCGCATGCCGCCAACTATCTGATGTCCGGCAACACGCCGGTTCGCACCGGTAACAGCCATCCGAATATCTCGCCCTATTCCACTTATGCGACCGGCACCCGCTCTATCTATCTGGCTGTGGGCAATGACCATCAGTTCAGGAAGCTGTGCTGCGAGATCGGTGCGCCGGAGATTGCGGACGATCCGCGATTTGCCAGCAATGGGGAGCGTGTGACCAACCGCGATGCCCTGCGGGACGCGCTTGAGGCGGCGATGGCCGGAATGGATGGTAGCGATCTGGCCGACAAGCTGATCCGTGCAGGCGTTCCGGCGGGGCCCGTGCTGGATGTGGCCGAAAGTCTTGCCCATCCGCATACGGTTCATCGCGGCCTGCGGGTGAATTTGGGCGACTACAGCGGTGTGGGGTCCCCGATACGCCCGTCGCGCAGCGCTCCGGACTATCGTCGGGAGCCTCCGCGTTTCGCCCAGCATGCCACTGAAGTTTTAAGCGAATTCGGTTTCTCGGAGGAAGAAATCGATCGACTGACATCCTCCGGGGTTGTGCCTTTGGCACGGCCCGGTCGATAG
- a CDS encoding TAXI family TRAP transporter solute-binding subunit: MKHLFKTTAAAFALVASVASASATELPRSMLWSTYDVGSSGYAEASAIADAFAKEYGTRVRIMPSGTSIGRLLPLKTGRVQYGWLANELFFATEALYDFSVREWGPQDLRVIAGRPSTFGMAVAKDAGIKTLSDIRGKRVPRIKANPSINIKVEALLAFGGLTWDDVDVVEVPSYGAALKALVDGQVDVAGSTPTASTLYEMESSPHGLEWAPMPADNAEGWEAIRSVASFFAPATAIQGAGISKDHPAHIFAVRYPMITVYANADEDEVYNFTKALDETYNIYSGATKATPAWTLKKAGTTPADAPFHPGAIRYLKEIGVWSDKDEAWNEARLERLASVRKAWDDAVEAALDKGVSDKDWGNFWTEYKAKALQ, from the coding sequence ATGAAACATCTGTTCAAAACGACAGCGGCAGCGTTTGCCCTGGTCGCCAGCGTGGCTTCGGCCTCCGCGACCGAACTGCCACGCAGCATGCTCTGGTCCACTTATGATGTGGGTTCCAGCGGTTATGCGGAAGCCTCGGCCATTGCCGACGCCTTTGCCAAGGAATACGGGACTCGCGTGCGCATCATGCCTTCGGGCACTTCCATCGGCCGCCTTCTTCCGCTCAAAACGGGCCGTGTGCAATATGGCTGGCTGGCCAACGAGTTGTTCTTCGCGACCGAGGCGCTTTACGATTTCAGCGTCAGGGAATGGGGGCCGCAGGATCTTCGTGTGATCGCAGGGCGTCCGTCGACGTTCGGGATGGCGGTCGCCAAGGATGCGGGCATCAAGACGCTGTCCGACATCAGGGGCAAGCGGGTGCCGCGGATCAAGGCCAACCCGTCGATCAATATCAAGGTCGAAGCGTTGCTGGCTTTCGGCGGTTTGACCTGGGACGATGTCGACGTCGTCGAAGTGCCCTCTTACGGCGCCGCGCTGAAGGCGCTGGTCGACGGTCAGGTTGATGTCGCGGGATCCACGCCGACCGCCTCGACGCTTTACGAAATGGAAAGTTCGCCCCACGGGCTCGAATGGGCACCCATGCCTGCCGACAACGCGGAAGGTTGGGAAGCAATCCGGTCGGTCGCAAGCTTCTTTGCCCCCGCGACGGCGATACAGGGCGCGGGTATTTCGAAAGACCATCCGGCCCACATCTTCGCGGTGCGTTATCCGATGATTACCGTCTACGCGAATGCCGACGAGGATGAGGTCTACAATTTCACGAAGGCGCTGGACGAGACGTACAATATCTATTCCGGAGCGACGAAAGCCACGCCGGCATGGACTTTGAAGAAAGCCGGCACCACGCCGGCGGATGCGCCCTTCCATCCGGGCGCGATCCGCTACCTGAAGGAAATCGGTGTCTGGTCAGACAAGGACGAGGCCTGGAACGAAGCCCGTCTTGAGCGGCTGGCCTCGGTCCGGAAGGCTTGGGATGACGCTGTCGAGGCAGCTCTGGATAAAGGCGTCTCGGACAAGGACTGGGGAAATTTCTGGACTGAGTACAAGGCAAAGGCCCTGCAGTAA
- a CDS encoding TRAP transporter fused permease subunit — translation MSDPQTLTSPARLTPPVRLMLALLGGAGLLIIIVQTFNLSLFGLFPLLANRYYYTIIGLFLAAAFLITPARRGRQNEPPVGLWDMALVALSLTACGYLAFHAETIITSGWEVVAPPVATVVSGILVLLSLEAVRRAAGLLLMVICALFAAYPLVADVMPAFLWGPSFTLGETVAAHAMGMESIIGIPLQVVADTLVGFIIFGSVLAGMGGGQFFMDFSLALMGRTRGGAAKVAILSSGLFGSLSGSVISNVLTTGRLTIPAMQRAGYPAQYAAAAEACASTGGTLMPPVMGTVAFIMASFLDVPYTSIMVAAVVPALLYYAALLMQVDLYAARNGLAGQPDARTQLLAGVLAKGWHHLASLGMLVVLLFTFSPSRSAYYATAFMLVLAFIRYRKLPKPADALALLQDVTGNISHLVATLCGIGMVVGALAITGVGSAFSRELIQYGGQNVPLLLILGAITSFVLGMGMTVSACYIFLATLLAPALVELGLDPIGSHLFVLYWGMLSYITPPVALAAITAAQISGASGMQTGFKSMRLGATLFVLPFIFVYQPALLLNGTVVEVVFTIGTAALALGLISCALEAYLYGVGRIGLTTRAVIFVAGALLLIPDHYSEMAGLILLIATVGVLLLPVRRPMVSGSSDLRDKIRLDG, via the coding sequence ATGTCCGACCCTCAGACACTCACATCCCCTGCGCGGCTGACGCCTCCGGTTCGTTTGATGCTCGCTTTACTGGGCGGCGCCGGTCTGCTGATCATCATTGTGCAGACATTCAATCTGTCCCTTTTCGGATTGTTTCCGCTGCTGGCAAATCGCTATTACTACACCATTATCGGTTTGTTCCTCGCCGCGGCGTTCCTGATCACCCCGGCGCGCCGGGGCCGGCAAAACGAACCGCCCGTCGGACTTTGGGACATGGCTCTTGTGGCTCTGTCCCTGACGGCTTGCGGGTATCTGGCCTTTCACGCGGAAACCATCATTACCAGCGGCTGGGAAGTTGTCGCACCTCCGGTGGCGACCGTCGTGTCCGGCATTCTGGTGCTGCTGTCGCTTGAGGCCGTGCGCCGCGCGGCGGGTCTCCTGCTGATGGTCATCTGCGCCCTGTTTGCGGCTTATCCGCTTGTGGCGGACGTCATGCCCGCCTTCCTTTGGGGACCGTCCTTCACCCTGGGCGAGACGGTTGCGGCACATGCGATGGGGATGGAAAGCATCATCGGCATTCCGTTGCAGGTCGTCGCGGATACGCTCGTCGGTTTTATCATTTTCGGATCGGTTCTGGCCGGAATGGGCGGTGGCCAGTTCTTCATGGATTTCTCCCTGGCATTGATGGGGCGGACGCGGGGCGGGGCGGCCAAGGTGGCGATCCTGTCCAGCGGGCTTTTCGGGTCGCTGTCCGGCAGTGTCATTTCCAACGTTCTCACCACAGGGCGCCTGACAATCCCTGCCATGCAGCGGGCCGGATATCCGGCGCAATACGCGGCTGCGGCCGAGGCCTGCGCCTCGACGGGAGGCACCTTGATGCCGCCGGTCATGGGAACCGTGGCCTTCATCATGGCGTCCTTTCTCGACGTGCCCTATACGTCGATCATGGTCGCCGCCGTGGTGCCCGCGCTGCTTTACTACGCGGCGCTGCTGATGCAGGTCGATCTCTATGCGGCTCGAAACGGTCTCGCCGGCCAGCCGGATGCCCGGACACAGCTCCTGGCCGGCGTGCTTGCCAAAGGGTGGCATCATCTGGCGTCTCTCGGCATGCTCGTGGTTCTTCTGTTCACTTTCAGCCCTTCGCGCTCCGCCTATTACGCGACCGCCTTCATGCTTGTCCTTGCCTTCATCCGGTATCGCAAGCTGCCGAAACCGGCCGATGCGCTGGCCTTGTTGCAGGACGTGACCGGCAATATCTCGCACCTTGTGGCAACCCTTTGCGGGATCGGCATGGTCGTGGGCGCGCTTGCCATCACAGGTGTCGGCAGCGCGTTTTCGCGGGAACTGATCCAGTATGGCGGACAGAATGTGCCGCTTCTTCTGATCCTTGGCGCGATCACGAGTTTCGTCCTCGGAATGGGGATGACCGTCAGCGCCTGCTATATCTTCCTTGCAACGCTCCTTGCGCCCGCGCTTGTCGAATTGGGGCTGGATCCCATCGGGTCCCATCTCTTCGTGCTTTACTGGGGCATGCTCTCCTACATCACGCCGCCGGTGGCGCTTGCCGCGATCACGGCAGCGCAGATCTCCGGTGCGTCGGGCATGCAGACAGGGTTCAAGTCGATGCGTCTTGGCGCGACGCTTTTCGTCTTGCCTTTCATCTTCGTCTACCAGCCCGCGTTGCTTCTGAACGGTACGGTCGTCGAGGTGGTCTTCACTATCGGCACTGCCGCTCTGGCCTTGGGGCTGATCTCCTGCGCGTTGGAGGCGTATCTTTACGGAGTGGGGCGGATCGGCCTGACGACGCGGGCCGTCATATTCGTTGCCGGCGCTCTGTTGCTTATCCCGGATCACTACTCGGAAATGGCGGGTCTCATCCTTTTGATCGCCACCGTCGGGGTTCTGCTTTTGCCGGTCAGGCGTCCGATGGTATCGGGAAGCTCCGACCTGAGAGACAAGATACGGCTGGACGGATAA
- a CDS encoding LysR substrate-binding domain-containing protein produces MNKGTPQPLLLASRLTLRQLHIFSTVTEMGSILRAAEWLNMTQPAVSRAVMEIERIVGTQLMERTPRGTGLTEAGELFVGHARAALAEMRSAWTELNDRTAGRSGQLTIGALPNGEAGPFGDALLRARLERPGLRLAVVEGLYGQIIPSLRAGELDFAIGRLRQRDSEPGLITETLYHQSWGVVARAGHPALRRERLDLAELGGAAWILPARTTPIRDLVKDFFRRSDVGLPQDSLEMSALSISRGLLLNADMLMFVPLGTFRPDIEAGRLAFLPLALDYADDPVGLFRREHGVPSIAETYFVDLLRDACRTLGFC; encoded by the coding sequence ATGAACAAGGGGACACCCCAACCGCTTCTTCTCGCTTCGCGACTTACATTGCGCCAGCTCCACATCTTCTCAACCGTGACCGAGATGGGCAGCATTCTGCGTGCGGCGGAATGGCTGAACATGACCCAGCCCGCGGTTTCGCGGGCTGTGATGGAGATCGAGCGTATCGTCGGCACGCAGTTGATGGAGCGCACGCCGCGGGGTACCGGCCTCACGGAGGCAGGCGAATTGTTCGTCGGCCATGCAAGGGCGGCGCTGGCCGAAATGCGCTCGGCCTGGACCGAGCTTAATGACCGCACGGCGGGACGCAGCGGACAGCTGACCATAGGCGCCCTGCCGAACGGCGAGGCCGGGCCGTTCGGTGACGCTCTGCTGCGTGCCCGGCTCGAGCGGCCGGGACTGCGGCTGGCCGTCGTCGAGGGGCTCTACGGCCAGATCATCCCGAGCCTGCGTGCCGGCGAGCTCGACTTCGCCATCGGACGTCTCCGGCAACGCGACTCCGAGCCGGGATTGATCACCGAAACGCTCTATCACCAGTCCTGGGGCGTGGTGGCGCGTGCCGGGCATCCGGCGCTGCGGCGCGAGCGGCTGGACCTTGCCGAGCTTGGCGGGGCGGCCTGGATCCTGCCCGCCCGCACCACACCGATCCGCGACCTGGTCAAGGACTTCTTTCGCCGCAGCGACGTGGGCCTGCCGCAGGACAGCCTGGAAATGAGCGCGCTGAGCATCTCGCGCGGTCTTCTTCTCAATGCGGACATGCTGATGTTCGTCCCGCTGGGCACCTTCCGTCCTGATATCGAGGCCGGCCGGCTCGCCTTCCTTCCGCTTGCGCTTGATTATGCCGACGACCCGGTCGGCCTTTTCCGACGCGAGCATGGTGTGCCGAGCATCGCCGAAACTTACTTCGTCGACCTCCTGCGGGACGCCTGCCGGACGCTGGGGTTTTGCTGA
- a CDS encoding sulfatase-like hydrolase/transferase, producing MKRPNFIVIMTDQQRWDHLGCYGNPVLRTPNIDAIAAAGQRLDRFYVANPICQPNRACLATGQLSTVNGCRQNGIPLSPGQVTYAEVLRAAGWRTALIGKAHFQNVTDVPAPSRQAAGKGDDLPASVALARREQRDGPDYLNEVRAAWAANPDRTVPLPYYGFEYLRLCIGHGDQVEGHYSRWLRDRCPEAVDLRGPDHALDDPAVRVAQCWQTALPEDCYPTAYVAEEAEAYLRSCRADEPFLLVLSFPDPHHPFTPPGRYWDLYDPAEVELPASFGDAVNRRNDLPDALRQAYRMGDEDPHSYWPFHLFEPELRRIIALNYGAITMVDDAVGRVMRTLSEVGLDDDTVVCFTSDHGDYMGDHGTVLKMGLHYQSVIRVPFLWRDTAQRRQPGVSRVQASAIDFAPTILQRAGLRVPVGMQGEDIFAAPPDRPVLIEDPGIGVFRDPDSRSALISLVHDDWRLSLLEGCMDWGELYDLGADPNETTNLWFDPEVAGRKTELLLRLAERQLALRDLSLCPTARA from the coding sequence ATGAAGCGCCCGAACTTCATCGTCATCATGACCGATCAGCAGCGTTGGGATCATCTCGGCTGCTACGGAAATCCGGTTCTGCGGACACCTAACATCGACGCCATCGCCGCGGCGGGCCAGCGTCTCGACCGATTTTACGTCGCCAACCCGATCTGCCAGCCGAACCGGGCCTGCCTCGCAACCGGGCAACTGTCGACCGTGAACGGCTGTCGCCAGAACGGTATTCCTCTGTCGCCCGGTCAGGTCACCTATGCCGAGGTGCTGCGCGCGGCAGGGTGGCGCACCGCATTGATTGGCAAGGCCCACTTCCAGAATGTCACCGATGTGCCTGCTCCGAGCCGGCAGGCAGCCGGTAAGGGCGACGATCTGCCCGCGAGCGTGGCTCTCGCCAGGCGCGAGCAGCGCGACGGGCCGGATTATCTGAATGAAGTGCGCGCCGCCTGGGCCGCCAACCCGGACCGCACGGTGCCGCTGCCCTATTACGGGTTCGAATACCTGCGGCTCTGCATCGGCCACGGCGATCAGGTCGAAGGCCATTACAGCCGTTGGCTGCGCGACCGCTGCCCTGAAGCGGTGGACTTGCGCGGACCCGACCATGCCCTGGACGATCCGGCCGTGCGCGTCGCCCAGTGCTGGCAGACGGCGCTGCCTGAAGACTGCTATCCCACCGCCTATGTTGCCGAGGAGGCCGAGGCTTACCTGCGCTCATGCCGTGCGGACGAACCGTTTCTCCTCGTTCTCTCGTTCCCCGACCCGCATCATCCCTTTACGCCCCCGGGCCGTTACTGGGACCTCTACGATCCCGCCGAGGTCGAGTTGCCGGCGTCGTTCGGAGATGCGGTAAACCGGCGAAACGACCTGCCCGACGCCCTGCGCCAGGCCTACCGGATGGGGGACGAAGACCCGCATTCCTATTGGCCTTTCCATCTGTTTGAGCCCGAGTTGCGCCGGATCATCGCGCTGAACTACGGCGCGATCACCATGGTCGACGATGCCGTCGGCCGCGTGATGCGGACGCTTTCGGAGGTTGGTCTCGACGACGATACGGTGGTGTGCTTCACGTCCGATCATGGCGACTACATGGGGGACCACGGCACCGTCCTGAAGATGGGGCTGCATTACCAAAGCGTGATCCGCGTGCCCTTTCTCTGGCGCGACACAGCCCAACGCCGGCAACCGGGTGTTAGCCGGGTGCAGGCGAGTGCGATCGACTTCGCGCCGACAATCCTCCAGCGGGCCGGCTTGCGCGTGCCGGTGGGCATGCAGGGCGAAGACATCTTTGCGGCCCCCCCTGATCGTCCGGTGCTGATCGAGGACCCGGGCATCGGCGTCTTCCGCGACCCGGATAGCCGTAGCGCGCTGATTTCCCTCGTTCATGACGATTGGCGGCTTAGTCTTCTCGAAGGCTGCATGGATTGGGGTGAGCTGTACGATCTTGGCGCCGACCCCAATGAGACGACCAACCTCTGGTTCGATCCCGAAGTCGCAGGACGGAAGACCGAACTGCTCCTGCGGCTGGCGGAACGCCAACTTGCATTGAGAGACCTGTCGCTTTGTCCAACCGCACGGGCCTGA
- a CDS encoding ABC transporter substrate-binding protein — translation MKRTILTMLAAAALTLSAGASMAAEKVTFLFPAPDFLPAFAPYQLALHKGYFKEAGLDVTFRVGKGGADVATQVAVGNADLGGGVGDTPIIVRSNDVKIRGVALLGGHGIAQLAWREDSGITGPSDLKGKEIGILSFQQTTYYNLLGLLAAEGLTKQDVSIQALGPGGVVQMMIAGKVQAIAAAPEIIAAVEHAGVKIGQVPVDSVFPAMAQAILASDDTIAKRPEMVRAFVGAILHAVRDIEDDPAAAAKAFVAAVPRHAGKEAEIEAILRAYATKLYPTENGLPLGAFNPERIASVQTFYVDSGIVQSAVPVEDLYTNSFVQ, via the coding sequence ATGAAACGCACGATCCTGACCATGCTGGCTGCAGCCGCGCTGACGCTTTCCGCCGGGGCGTCCATGGCAGCCGAGAAGGTTACTTTCCTGTTCCCGGCGCCTGACTTTCTGCCGGCCTTCGCGCCGTACCAGCTGGCGCTCCATAAGGGCTATTTCAAGGAGGCGGGCCTGGATGTCACTTTCCGTGTGGGCAAAGGCGGGGCCGATGTCGCGACCCAGGTCGCCGTCGGCAACGCAGATCTCGGTGGTGGGGTCGGCGACACGCCGATCATCGTGCGTTCGAATGATGTGAAAATACGGGGCGTCGCCCTTCTCGGCGGTCACGGGATTGCCCAGCTCGCGTGGCGCGAGGACAGCGGTATCACAGGACCGTCCGACCTGAAGGGGAAGGAGATCGGTATCCTGTCGTTCCAGCAGACGACCTATTACAACCTGCTCGGTCTCCTTGCGGCCGAAGGGCTGACGAAGCAGGACGTTTCCATCCAGGCGCTCGGTCCGGGCGGGGTGGTGCAGATGATGATCGCAGGCAAGGTGCAGGCGATCGCCGCAGCACCGGAAATCATTGCCGCCGTAGAACACGCCGGCGTGAAAATCGGCCAGGTCCCTGTCGACAGCGTTTTCCCCGCCATGGCACAGGCGATCCTCGCTTCTGACGATACCATCGCGAAGCGGCCCGAGATGGTGCGTGCCTTTGTCGGTGCAATCCTCCACGCCGTTCGCGACATCGAGGATGATCCGGCGGCTGCCGCGAAGGCGTTCGTTGCCGCGGTGCCGAGGCATGCGGGCAAGGAAGCGGAAATTGAAGCGATCCTCAGGGCCTACGCGACGAAGCTCTATCCGACCGAGAACGGGCTGCCGCTTGGCGCGTTCAACCCTGAACGCATCGCGTCGGTTCAGACGTTCTATGTCGATAGCGGGATCGTTCAATCGGCAGTGCCGGTCGAGGATCTCTATACCAACAGCTTCGTCCAATAA
- a CDS encoding YHS domain-containing (seleno)protein codes for MTRKHILAALVTAAALTVAAPAFAVDEYNVSNGVTLTGNPLGMHGFDPVSMFKSEAPGLGDAVHTSAHEGVDYYFANAETKEQFDANPEAFLPQFGGFCAFGIYVGKKLDGDVRFADIVDGKLYLFVNAAIFKKYLENKDDVIAGAFEKWPAIRSTAVGSL; via the coding sequence ATGACCCGCAAACACATCCTGGCCGCTCTCGTCACCGCCGCCGCCCTGACGGTCGCCGCACCGGCCTTCGCCGTTGACGAATACAATGTCTCCAACGGCGTAACCCTGACCGGAAACCCGCTCGGCATGCACGGCTTCGATCCGGTGTCGATGTTCAAAAGCGAAGCGCCCGGCCTCGGCGACGCAGTCCACACCTCGGCGCACGAGGGTGTCGACTATTACTTCGCCAACGCGGAAACCAAGGAACAGTTCGACGCCAATCCGGAGGCGTTTCTGCCCCAGTTCGGCGGCTTCTGCGCCTTCGGCATCTATGTCGGCAAGAAGCTCGACGGCGATGTGCGCTTTGCCGACATCGTCGACGGCAAACTCTATCTCTTCGTCAACGCGGCGATCTTCAAGAAGTACCTTGAGAACAAGGACGACGTGATCGCCGGCGCCTTCGAAAAATGGCCGGCAATCCGCTCGACGGCGGTCGGCAGCCTCTAA
- a CDS encoding cysteine hydrolase: MDHEHDNACGCGVTPETVDLARRRLLAGAGAAAAAGAATLATGPASAATEEARALYADPDKPGLPQIDMTIEPGRTALVVTDPQIDFLSEDGVTWGVVGESVTEQGTVDNIERLFKAAKAAGMPVFISPHYYYPHDHKWQFEGTLEKTMHSIGMFDRLSPLSLDNFEGSGADWMPQYKKYIEDGETIVCSPHKVYSPAQNDLNLQMRKRGIDKVILAGMSANLCTQAHLYDLLELGYEVAVVRDATAGAKVPEGDGYLAAIINFRMVANGVWWTDDAVDRIARSA, from the coding sequence ATGGACCATGAACACGACAACGCCTGCGGCTGCGGTGTCACCCCGGAAACCGTGGATCTCGCCCGTCGCCGCCTGCTTGCAGGCGCAGGCGCTGCCGCTGCAGCCGGTGCCGCGACCCTGGCGACCGGCCCGGCAAGTGCCGCGACCGAAGAAGCCCGCGCCCTTTACGCCGATCCGGACAAGCCTGGCCTTCCCCAGATCGACATGACCATCGAGCCGGGCCGCACCGCGCTCGTCGTCACCGATCCGCAGATCGATTTCCTTTCCGAAGACGGCGTCACCTGGGGCGTCGTTGGCGAAAGCGTCACCGAACAGGGCACGGTCGACAACATCGAACGGCTGTTCAAGGCCGCAAAAGCCGCCGGCATGCCTGTTTTCATTTCGCCGCACTACTACTACCCGCACGACCACAAATGGCAGTTCGAAGGCACCCTGGAAAAGACCATGCACTCGATCGGCATGTTCGACCGGCTCAGCCCGCTATCCCTGGACAATTTCGAAGGCTCCGGCGCCGACTGGATGCCGCAGTACAAGAAATACATCGAGGACGGCGAAACCATCGTCTGCTCGCCGCACAAGGTCTACAGCCCGGCACAGAACGACCTCAATCTGCAGATGCGCAAGCGCGGCATCGACAAGGTGATCCTTGCCGGCATGTCCGCCAATCTGTGCACCCAGGCCCACCTCTACGACCTTCTCGAGCTCGGCTACGAAGTCGCCGTCGTCCGCGACGCGACCGCGGGCGCGAAGGTGCCGGAAGGCGACGGCTATCTCGCAGCAATCATCAACTTCCGCATGGTGGCTAACGGCGTGTGGTGGACCGACGACGCCGTCGACCGCATCGCCCGCTCCGCCTGA